GGCAGCTCGGCGAGCGCGTCGGACAGCTCGCTCTCCGCGTCGTGCCGCGTGAGGTCCACACGATGGAAGTCCACCTTGTCTCCGGCGGGCTTGGCCACGTCGAGGACCAGGATGCTCTCCACGTCGGGGTCGCGCTCCAGCAGCGGTAGCAGCAGCCGGCCCAGGTCACCGGCCGCGCCCGTCACCGCGACGCGCAGCCCCCCCTTGCTCGCCTGTGTCGCTTCCATAAAGGAGAGGGCGTGATAGCTCAGTTCCCCCACGGTTGTCAGCCGCGATGCGTCAGGATTCCTGGCCAACTCCGCGGGTCCTGCGCATGATGTGACCTCCCATGGCACGTATCGCTCTTCTCAGCGACACCCTCATCAACAAGATCGCCGCTGGCGAGGTGGTCGAGCGCCCCGCCTCCGTCGTGAAGGAACTGGTGGAGAATTCCATCGACGCTGGTTCCCGCACCGTGCGCGTGGCCCTCGAGCGAGGGGGGCTCGGGCGCATCACCATCTCGGACGACGGGCACGGCATGGGGCCGGAGGACGCGCGGATGTGCCTGGCGCGCCATGCCACCAGCAAGCTGCGCCAGCTGGACGATCTGTTCACCATCAGCACCAAGGGCTTCCGGGGCGAGGCGCTGCCGGCCATCGCGTCCGTGTCGCGCTTCACGCTGCACACCGCCGAGCCCGACGCCCAGGTGGGCACGCGGGTGGTGGTGGAGGGGGGCGGCGAGCCGCTCGTGGAGGAGGCGCCGCCGCGGGTGGGCACGGTCATCTCCGTGGAGGACCTCTTCTACAACACGCCGGCGCGGCGCAAGTTCATGCGCCGGGAGTCCACCGAGCTGCAGCACGCGGAGGAGGCCGTCATCCGGCTGGCGCTCGCGCACCCGGACGTGTCCTTCTTCGTGGAGCACGGGGGCCAGCAGCTCTTCACCAGCCCGGCGAGCCCGGGAGACCCGCGCGAGCGCATCGCCGCGGCGCTGGGACCGGGGGTGCACCCGCACCTGGTGCCCGTGGAGGAGCGGCGGCTGGGAGTGACCGTCACCGGACACATCGCCTCGCCCGAGTACACGCTGCCCAACGCTCGCGGCATCTACACCTTCGTCAACCGCCGCTACATCCGGGACCGGGGGCTCAACAGCGCCATCCAGCGCGCCTTCCAGGAGTTCCTCGCCGCCGGGCGCCAGCCGGTGGTGGTGCTGTTCATCGACATGGAGCCTCGGGCGGTGGACGTGAACGTGCACCCGCAGAAGCTGGAGGTGCGCTTCGCCGATGCCCGGGGCGTGGGCGACGCGGTGAACGCCGCCATCGTCCGCGCGCTCCGAGCCGCGCCCTGGCTGGGCAGC
This is a stretch of genomic DNA from Archangium violaceum. It encodes these proteins:
- the mutL gene encoding DNA mismatch repair endonuclease MutL — its product is MARIALLSDTLINKIAAGEVVERPASVVKELVENSIDAGSRTVRVALERGGLGRITISDDGHGMGPEDARMCLARHATSKLRQLDDLFTISTKGFRGEALPAIASVSRFTLHTAEPDAQVGTRVVVEGGGEPLVEEAPPRVGTVISVEDLFYNTPARRKFMRRESTELQHAEEAVIRLALAHPDVSFFVEHGGQQLFTSPASPGDPRERIAAALGPGVHPHLVPVEERRLGVTVTGHIASPEYTLPNARGIYTFVNRRYIRDRGLNSAIQRAFQEFLAAGRQPVVVLFIDMEPRAVDVNVHPQKLEVRFADARGVGDAVNAAIVRALRAAPWLGSKGDGLAPEQPRQAAHYAMAVERFLTRAQEATWGAPLPLPGTQDAPGPGSAAEFPFAPGPSSSGSAGSTFAPVSPLPPGRTPAFGQAQPQLNEAPPPGYFGALRPMGVLGERFHVCEGPGGTLVVLDAHAALERVRLMTFQKALEDEKPPVPTLFGATVELPVPVARALVEGREALARLGLEVEPFGGTTLAVKALPPSLVGADARALLEALARALPPPGGALDATSLAEALRVLACHAARHAEGQLSDGKLRALLGELDAADFHPSCIHGTVVVLEVPLLELERRALRPPGPRP